The Opitutaceae bacterium genome has a window encoding:
- a CDS encoding cytotoxic translational repressor of toxin-antitoxin stability system — MYQVTFSPQSLQELNKLEKLAQLEVIEPLASLKSSELANPREPLGRFMREGHTLYRLRTGDFRLYFELQGETLHTVYLLHKNSLEDFLLRNKLPVSESQLVEQHSKFWKYLESLTK, encoded by the coding sequence ATGTATCAAGTGACCTTCTCGCCCCAGAGTCTGCAAGAGCTGAACAAGCTCGAGAAACTGGCCCAACTCGAAGTCATCGAGCCTCTCGCCAGCTTAAAGTCGTCGGAGCTTGCGAATCCAAGGGAACCATTGGGTCGTTTCATGCGCGAGGGACACACTTTGTACCGTTTGCGTACCGGAGATTTCCGACTTTATTTTGAGCTACAAGGGGAAACGCTGCACACCGTCTACCTCCTCCATAAGAACAGCCTCGAAGACTTCCTGCTTCGCAACAAGCTGCCGGTGTCAGAGAGCCAGCTGGTGGAGCAACACTCGAAGTTCTGGAAATACCTCGAATCTCTCACGAAATGA